In Brevibacterium zhoupengii, the following are encoded in one genomic region:
- a CDS encoding long-chain-fatty-acid--CoA ligase, producing the protein METWNTELTPLSFLRRSADVFPDKRAVVYNDQELTYREFAAAVETRAHALRAAGIKPGDRVAYLMPNLPEALMAQFAVPLAGAVLVPINTRLAAEEVRYICNHSQAKLLVVDTQLWPSVAPVIDGLDTVEAIVDVEDTTLGSSAEAVRPDSATPTVTSLDEFLAGAEADTNELAWRVEDERATLSINYTSGTTGRPKGVMYSHRGAYLNALGEVIHSDHDEKSVYLWTLPMFHCNGWCTGWALAAAGGTQVCLREVRGDVIWDLIDRHEVTHLNGAPTVMSTVINAEQAHSLDQAVTATMAGAAPSPTLIWEMEALNFQIVHVYGLTESYGPYTVCEWQDSWDSLDDKSRARLRARQGVGMVQADQARIVALESGDELVDVPADGQTIGEIVMRGNNVMKGYFRDEEATAKAFQGGWFHSGDLGVMHEDGYIELRDRSKDIIVSGGENISTVEIEQAISSHPAVLEVAVIGVPDDKWGERPKAFIIVREGSAVTEAEVIDHVRTQIAKYKAPREVEIVEALPKTSTGKIQKFELRNQEWGDRTTRIQG; encoded by the coding sequence ATGGAGACTTGGAACACAGAACTGACACCGTTGTCCTTCCTGCGCCGCTCGGCCGACGTCTTTCCCGACAAGCGCGCCGTGGTCTACAACGACCAGGAACTGACCTACCGGGAATTCGCAGCTGCTGTTGAGACCCGGGCGCATGCTCTGCGTGCGGCAGGCATCAAGCCCGGCGATCGCGTCGCCTACCTCATGCCCAACCTCCCTGAGGCTCTCATGGCCCAATTCGCCGTGCCGCTGGCCGGAGCCGTCCTCGTGCCGATCAATACCCGGCTGGCCGCCGAAGAGGTCCGCTACATCTGCAACCACAGTCAGGCGAAGCTGCTGGTCGTCGACACGCAGCTGTGGCCCAGCGTCGCCCCGGTCATCGATGGCCTCGACACGGTTGAGGCCATCGTCGACGTCGAGGATACGACGCTCGGCTCTTCCGCCGAGGCAGTCCGCCCGGATTCCGCGACACCGACCGTGACCAGCCTGGACGAGTTCCTCGCCGGCGCCGAGGCTGACACTAACGAGCTCGCCTGGCGCGTCGAGGACGAGCGGGCGACGCTGTCGATCAACTACACCTCGGGCACCACGGGTCGACCCAAGGGGGTGATGTACTCACACCGGGGCGCTTACCTCAACGCTCTCGGCGAAGTCATACACTCAGACCACGATGAGAAGAGCGTGTACCTGTGGACGCTGCCGATGTTCCACTGCAACGGCTGGTGCACAGGCTGGGCGCTGGCCGCAGCCGGTGGCACCCAGGTGTGCCTGCGCGAGGTCCGCGGAGACGTGATCTGGGACCTCATCGATCGGCACGAAGTCACCCACCTCAACGGTGCCCCGACCGTGATGAGCACGGTCATCAACGCCGAACAGGCGCATTCCCTCGATCAGGCAGTGACGGCCACGATGGCCGGTGCCGCACCCAGTCCCACCCTCATCTGGGAGATGGAGGCACTGAACTTCCAGATCGTTCACGTCTACGGACTCACCGAGTCCTACGGTCCCTACACGGTGTGCGAGTGGCAGGATTCGTGGGATTCCCTTGATGACAAGTCCCGAGCCAGACTGCGGGCGCGGCAGGGAGTCGGCATGGTCCAAGCCGATCAGGCCCGCATCGTCGCGCTCGAATCGGGTGACGAACTGGTCGACGTTCCCGCCGATGGGCAGACGATCGGTGAGATCGTCATGCGCGGCAACAACGTGATGAAGGGCTATTTCCGCGACGAGGAGGCCACCGCGAAGGCATTCCAGGGCGGCTGGTTCCACTCCGGTGACCTCGGTGTGATGCACGAGGACGGCTACATCGAGCTGCGCGACCGTTCGAAGGACATCATCGTCTCCGGCGGCGAGAACATCTCCACAGTCGAGATCGAACAGGCAATCTCCTCGCACCCGGCAGTCCTCGAAGTCGCCGTCATCGGTGTCCCGGATGACAAATGGGGCGAACGACCGAAGGCCTTCATCATCGTGCGTGAAGGCTCCGCGGTCACCGAGGCCGAAGTCATCGACCATGTGCGCACGCAGATCGCGAAGTACAAGGCCCCGCGCGAGGTCGAGATCGTCGAGGCCCTGCCCAAGACCTCGACCGGCAAGATCCAGAAGTTCGAACTTCGCAACCAGGAATGGGGCGACCGCACTACCCGCATCCAGGGCTGA